From Lolium perenne isolate Kyuss_39 chromosome 5, Kyuss_2.0, whole genome shotgun sequence, a single genomic window includes:
- the LOC127298491 gene encoding transportin-1, with the protein MADSGDVGEEEVHVKLTMEQIEKLIGEDDPELGLEAMDPNRKELAMLAATRRIRTRPQESLQDVPIHTIDVGTDEDEYDTVLTHIQDWMRTVQSLELYGKPVSPPLVDLKDQKYYIIRLQKEGDPRHVDHLFQSSDMYYIGFMPSGQKYFFRFKDIKLPSWIPSLALPENSSHGAIVDTIYGSHWWDEIFSTCLKCTKDNCIKISKSRVKALQRTTLLLAEPPRILSLKGKVKKVIRTGVPDEVGSSEEGIHNWMTMSKVGFVYKIKPTYLKSMKLLHRFTEYNLFNIEKNEFQPWKIIGPQGEILVFKFEETLVTEIIKKQQDEALNTICRILEEEPSPSGNWKRCIHRSQHPDILIYLAYLLTQGEGYSFEIRRDAGLLLKRSLREEFCAMVPAYQDYIKSQLIPCIWKDNALIQSIAGDVITEVLEIIHAEKWDELITSLQMCIASGVFEQLKGAMNLIFKISVELPHELERDVAVLDEDNVAVLDADGVALLEPVFIFLTTCLEMLKSTHLDIRRLALQCIDNYIMRPSLLDMPVDKYLDALFWLYKRNVGTTDENGLEEMSAIVKSMGSIAQRCINMKVSYLPKIIESLTLLLKEEVPSLLSVACVTLSEYSKYIVQSLRHPIGCAQFEEIIRVLHEKRSHSDCSVQSSVSLALDTIGKEDAAVVQVINELNSDMDTYSFLQCLTSVSKAVQQSLCQFILPVFRGCTLLLAKEHDKNKLYTCLEISSDVLKHGLSAGNEIPSAQGMSAGIQSMIEDGGLICILDQLCSDENDDIKHSTLDLLGVLSEIVQDDESLARMQNIIARYHGNADPGYRGM; encoded by the exons ATGGCAGACTCCGGCGACGTTGGAGAGGAGGAGGTCCATGTGAAGCTCACCATGGAACAGATCGAGAAGCTGATCGGTGAGGACGACCCAGAACTGGGTCTTGAGGCTATGGATCCAAATAGGAAGGAGCTTGCGATGCTGGCGGCAACGCGGCGGATAAGGACGAGGCCTCAAGAGAGCCTACAG GATGTCCCCATTCATACCATTGATGTTGGCaccgatgaagatgaatatgacaccGTATTGACACATATTCAAGATTGGATGCGTACTGTCCAGTCTTTGGAGCTATATGGCAAGCCTGTAAGCCCTCCCCTGGTGGACCTCAAGGACCAGAAGTATTACATAATCCGGCTTCAGAAAGAAGGAGATCCAAGACATGTGGACCATCTGTTTCAATCCAGTGATATGTACTATATTGGCTTCATGCCAAGTGGGCAGAAATATTTCTTTCGTTTCAAAGATATCAAGTTGCCTTCTTGGATCCCATCTCTAGCCCTGCCAGAGAATTCCTCACACGGAGCAAT AGTTGACACTATCTATGGTTCACATTGGTGGGATGAGATCTTTAGTACATGCTTGAAATGCACAAAGGACAACTGTATTAAGATCAGCAAATCAAGAGTCAAGGCCCTCCAAAGGACAACTCTGCTCCTAGCCGAGCCACCTAGGATACTATCCCTTAAAGGAAAGGTCAAGAAGGTTATCAGAACAGGAGTACCAGATGAAGTTGGGAGCTCCGAAGAAGGGATTCACAACTGGATGACAATGAGTAAAGTTGGTTTTGTCTATAAGATTAAGCCTACCTACCTCAAGTCCATGAAGCTTCTGCACAGGTTCACTGAGTACAACCTGTTCAACATAGAGAAGAACGAGTTTCAACCTTGGAAGATCATTGGGCCACAAGGGGAAATTCTGGTGTTTAAGTTTGAAGAAACACTTGTGACTGAAATAATCAAGAAGCAACAGGATGAAGCACTAAATACTATATGTAGGATTCTTGAGGAGGAGCCATCGCCAAGCGGCAATTGGAAGAGGTGTATCCATCGAAGTCAACACCCAGATATTTTGATATATCTAGCTTATCTTCTCACACAGGGAGAG GGAtattcatttgaaataaggcgggatgcTGGTCTTCTCTTGAAGAGGAGCCTAAGAGAGGAATTCTGTGCAATGGTCCCTGCCTATCAAGATTATATTAAGTCACAACTGATTCCATGCATATGGAAAGATAATGCACTAATTCAGTCAATAGCTGGAGATGTAATCACAGAAGTCTTGGAAATCATCCATGCTGAAAAATGGGATGAGCTAATTACATCCCTGCAAATGTGTATAGCTAGTGGTGTGTTTGAGCAGCTAAAAGGGGCAATGAACCTGATTTTCAAG ATTTCTGTGGAACTGCCGCACGAGCTTGAGCGTGATGTTGCAGTTTTAGATGAAGACAATGTTGCTGTTTTAGATGCAGATGGAGTTGCTCTTTTGGAACCAGTCTTTATCTTTTTGACAACCTGTCTTGAG ATGTTAAAGTCCACACATTTGGATATTAGAAGATTGGCACTTCAATGTATCGATAACTACATAATGAGACCTTCA CTTCTAGACATGCCCGTTGATAAGTATCTTGATGCCTTATTCTGGCTTTATAAG AGAAATGTGGGTACCACTGATGAAAATGGATTGGAGGAGATGTCTGCCATTGTGAAATCGATGGGCTCTATAGCCCAAAGATGTATTAACATGAAGGTTTCTTATCTCCCAAAG ATTATTGAATCGTTAACTCTACTGCTTAAAGAGGAGGTTCCTTCTCTACTGAGTGTTGCATGTGTGACGCTCTCTGAGTATAGCAAATACATTGTGCAG AGCCTTCGCCATCCAATTGGCTGTGCGCAGTTTGAGGAGATCATCCGCGTTCTACATGAAAAACGGTCACACAGTGACTGCTCTGTTCAGTCCAGCGTTTCTCTTGCATTGGACACTATAGGAAAG GAGGATGCTGCTGTTGTACAAGTCATTAATGAACTTAACTCTGACATGGATACATATTCATTCCTTCAGTGTCTTACATCTGTTTCAAAG GCAGTGCAGCAAAGTCTTTGCCAGTTTATTCTTCCTGTGTTCCGTGGGTGCACTCTTCTATTGGCAAAG GAACACGACAAGAATAAACTTTACACCTGCTTGGAAATATCATCAGACGTACTTAAACATGGATTATCTGCTGGTAATGAAATCCCATCAGCACAAGGGATGTCAGCTGGCATTCAAAGCATG ATTGAAGATGGCGGCTTGATTTGCATACTTGATCAGTTGTGCTCGGATGAAAATGATGACATCAAACACAGCACCCTCGATCTGCTAGGTGTTCTTTCCGAG ATTGTTCAAGATGATGAAAGCCTAGCCAGGATGCAAAACATTATTGCTAGGTACCATGGAAACGCGGATCCAGGCTACAGAGGCATGTAA